GATCTTGGGGTTGGGGAAGGCCTTGGGGGTTAAACCTTTGGGCTTGCGGGGGAAGATCTGGGGGCTGAGGGGACCCTAGGGGTCAGATCTTGTAGGTGGGGGTAGATTGAAGGGGACTGGGGGGACCTCGGGGGACAGATCTGGGGGTTATGTGGCAGAACTGGGGGGTTGGAGGGCAGATAATGGAGGGGAGGGCTGAGGGGCCTATCTGGGGGGCTGGGGAGACCCCAAGGGGGGGGCAGATCTGGGGCGTTGGCGGCAGATCACAGAGTGTAGGGAGACCCCGGGGGGGTGGGCAGATCCAGGGATTTGGCAGCAGATAACGTGGAGGGAGGGGCTGAGGGGCAGATCtaggggattggggggggggggcagcaccagcccctggccctgcccacACTTGCTAACCCCGCCCTAATAACTGACCACGCCCCTTTCTTGCCCCCATGCCTAACTCTGCCCCTGACCCCCCTGGCCCCTACAGGGGTGCAGGCGCTGCTGCGGAAGCTGCAGTCCCTGGTGGAGGTGCCGGGGCGGCTGCGGCGGTGGGCAGCACCGGGGGCAGAGCCTGCGCGGGCCTTGCGCTGCCACGCCCGCGCCCGTGCTGTGCTCCGCCACTACCGCCACCTGCCCTCCTTCCGCGCcatcgaggatgagagccatgccATCATGGCCGAGCTGGCCCAGCGCCTCCGCACGCGACTCCGGTGCGTTCACTCTGGAGCCTGTTGACGGCAGCTCTGGGAAATGGGGTTTTGGGGGATGTTTGCTCTGGAGCCTACTGATGCTCTGGAAACAGCCTTTGGGGGGGCTCACTGTGGAGACTAATGATAGCCATTCTAGTAAACAGCCTTCTTGGAGGGCTGGTGGTGGTCGTGGTATGTTAACTCTGAAGCCTACTGATAACAGCTGCAGGACACAGTTTGTCAAGGGGTCGGGGGTGTCAGATCTGAGGCCTGATGATAACAGCCCCAAGAAACATCCTAGGGAGGGGAGCATTTACCCTGGAGCATATCAATAACAACCCCAGGAACCACGTCTTGTGCATAACATTCATAGAGGAAGGGGGATAATTCTGACCACTACTGAGAGCTTTTAAAAGGTTCCGctacatgttttttttctcatgtgtttATGGTAAAGGTATAATTCTGGAACCCACTGAGGAGTTTattgatttttcattattattgtaaaCATTGGAACCTACTTTAGTGAGGTGAGAGTGATCTTTAGTGagtttttttattactgtaacCACTGTTAACTTTGGAACATGCTGatgtttagtattttttttcccctttgtttttttgAATAATTACTGTTTACTCTGAAGCCTACTAATGACCTTTATTGCTTATTCTATTTTCTTTGCTGTGCCACTGTTAACCCCAgaacctgccaccatccccaagTAACCCCCTCATTTCCTCCACCCCCTCAGGGATGACACCTTGGACCCCAAGGAGCTCACCGAGTGTGTGGAGATGCTGTTGCAGCTGGAAGAGCCACCTGAGGAGCTGTGCGAGGAGTTCCTGAGCCATGCCGGCACCCGCCTCGAGGCCGAGTTGGCAGCACTGGAGGCTGAGCTGCCCCCAGCCGACCCCTCTGGTGCCGCTGCCACGCCACCCCCCACCTCCGACATCCTCGACTTCGTCGACCGTGGAAGCTCTGCCTTTGTGGGCAACCTGTGCCTCCTCGCAGCCTCATACCGCAGTCTCTTCGAGGGACGCCCAGGGGCTGGGGATGGCCGCCTGGAAGCCTTTGCTGCCACCCTCACCACCCGTTACTTTGAGCTGCTGGAGCGGCGCCTGGCGCTGGAGCGGGGCCTGGGTGACACCTCACTGCTGGTGCGGGCGCTCGACCGCTTCCACCGCCGCCTCCGTGCCCTCCTCGAGCTGCTGCCTGCGGCCGGGGCCGAGGCAGGTGCCGCACTAGTGGCCCGGGCAGCACGCGAGCGGGTGGATCGCTACCTGCGGGCACTGCAGACCTTCTTCCTGGGGTGCCTGGGTGATGTGCGCCAAGCACTGGCCGCCCCCCGGCCTCCCGGCAAGGAGGGTCCTGGCCTGcccgacctgctggccacgctcgCCTCCTCTGTTCTTGGCCAGCTCAAGGCTGTCCTGGCCTACGTGCAGCTCTTCACCGCCAAGGATGTCGCCTTCGCCAGCCTGCCCTACTTCAAGGTGGGCCATGAGGTGGCGTGGGGCGGTTTGGGCAGTTGCGTGGGGCATTTGATGGGTCACTGGAGTAATCTGGGTTTGGCACAAGGAAGTTTGGGTGTTGCACAGGGCAGGTCGGGGCTTGCACAAGGCAGACTGGGGGGGTCATGGGCAATCTGGAGGTAGCACGGGGCAGTTTGAGGGTCACTGGGGCAGTTTGGAGATTGTACAGGGTAGTTCGTGGTTTTTCAGGGCTCCAGGGTGGTATTTTTGGGGTGTAACCCCCCATTTTTGGTCACAGGGGGAGTTCTGCGTGGAGGCAGTGCGCGAAGGGCTGGTTGTGGCCTTCGTGCGCTGGCTCTGCCGCACCGCCCGGGGCTTCGCTGATGGCCCGGCTGAGCGGGGGGCCCCTGCGGCACCCCcggccctgctgctgctccttgccCGCCTCTGCCTTGACTATGAGGCCACCACCATCAGCTACATTCTCACTCTCACCGATGAACAGTTTCCTCCTCAGGTGAGCCCCCAAAACTGCCCCAGTTGGCCCCAAAATGGCCCTAAGGGGACCCTGAATGTCCCCAAGATGTCACAAAATGGCTCTGCATCCCTCTGTGTCCCAGCATCTATTCAGGACACAGTGGTGGGTACCATGGTGTGTGTGGAGGTATGGAATCTTCCTTCTGTCTTTGTGTGCCCCCAGATGTCCCTGAGGGACCCCAAAATGTCCCCAAGTCCCTCCCTGTGCCCTGCTATTGCCCCATGTCCATCCACGATATGACCCTGGGGATGGCAGTGCACATGGAGGCAGGAGGGTCCTTGCCTGTGCCAGTGTCTCCCAAATGTCCCCAAGGGGCTTCTGTATGTTCCCAAGCCCCCCCAGATGCCCCAAGGATATGAGGATGGCAGCGATGCTGCTGCAGGTGGGGTGGCCTGAAGAGCATCCCATGTGTCCCCTGACATCCCTGTGCCCCCAGGACATCAGATGGTAGAGACATGGGGGGCATCCCCACATGTCCCTTGTATCCCCAGGCAACAGGGCCAGTGGAGATGGTGGGGACAATGCTGTGTGCGGAGGTGTCAGGTGGCATTCCTACATGTCTCCACATGTCTCCATGTCCCTTGCACCTCCCAGGACACAGGCCCAGTGGTGACACCGGGACCAGCACTGTGTGCAGAGGCGCGGGGGGCGGCGCAACGGCTGCTCGACCACTACGTGCAGGTCCAGGGTGCCGCAGTGGCACAGATGCTTAGGAAGAGCGTGGAGACACGAGACTGGTTGGGCACTGTCGAGCCCCGCAACGTTCGTGCCGTCATGAAGCGCGTGGTCGAGGACATCACCGCCATCGATGTCCAGGTTGGGGCAACACCAGGAGCCCAGAGGGACTGGGGATGGTCTTGAAGTCCCCCCACGGGGTCCAACATGTCCCGGAGGGTCCCTGGAGAGGCCCCCATAAGGTCCTTGAGGACTTTAGGAAGTCCCCAGAGGGTCCCTGCAGAGGTCCTTAAAGTCCCCTGGTGGTTTCCAGATGTCCCAGAGGGTTCCTGGGAGAGTTGGGAGTCCCAGAGTGTCTTGGTGGGGGAGAGCTGAAGTCCGTGAAGGGTCAAGAGGAGATGCCCAAGATCCCCATTTGGTCCTTTAGGATCTTTGAGGGTCCCAGAAGGGTTTGGGAGGGTCACAGAGGATTTGAGGGATCCTGGGGGGACAATAGGGGGGAAACAGTCCCAGAGGGTATTTTGGGTGGATTCTGCGATACCAGCACTGAGAGGGTGCGGTGCCGCAGGTGGGGCAGCTCTTCGAGGAGGGGGTGCGGCGGGCGCAGAGCAGCGACTCGAGCCGGCGTGCCTTCTCCGTCTACAGCAGCTCACGGGCACCTGGGCGCTACGCCCCCAGCTACACCCCCAGGTCAGGCCTGTCACCCGGACACCTCTCGGCCCCCCCTGGGCCTTCCCTGGTCACCCCAGGGCCACTGTGTCACCTCTGTGTCACCCCTGCGGTACCCACTATGTCTTCCCTGTGACCCTCTTCAAGTCCCCAAACTGTCCCAATAATTTATGATCCCCGTATGTCCCAACCATCCCCACGTTCTCCCTGACTGTCCCAGTATCCCCTGACGATCCCCAAGTGCCTTGCGTCCCGCAATTGTCTTGTCTCTGTGTCTTTGACCATCCCCACGTTCCCTGACTGTCTCCACATCCACTGCCCATCCTCATGTTCCTGTCTTTGTGTCCCCAAACTGTCCCAATATCTCCTGACCATCCCTGCATCCTCTGAGCATCTCAGTGTCTCCATCCCTGTGTCTCCTGACAGtccctctgtccctgcccccACATTCCCTGGCTTTCTCAAATATGTGACTGGCCTAATGTCCCTGACTGTCCTCGTGTCACCATCCCCAGTGCCCCCATGGACACCCACCTGCTCAGCAACATCCAGAAGCTCTTCTCCGAACGCATTGACATCTTCAGCCCTGTCGAGTTCAACAAGGTGAGGCCATGGGGACATCCCCATGTCTCCAAGGGCCCCCCTGGTCCCCATATCCCCAAGGGCCCCTAAACTGCCCACCTTCCCAGCTGTCAcatgtccctggtgtccccatgaCCCAGGTGTTGGGGCCCAGGGTGTCCACAGGAGCCAATGACCAGGACAAGGGTGTTCCCACTGTCCCCTGATGCTCCCTTGTCCTAGGTATTGGGACACAGGGGGTCCCTGCGGCTGACGACCAGGGCAAGTGTGTCCTCATGTCCCTACTCTGGCTTGACTTGGGGCTTCCCCGTGCTCCCAACAGCCAGGCAAAGGGTGtcaccatccccctgtgccaTGTGTCCTCTATGTCCCACTGTCCTATGTGTCCAAGCTTGGGGGTGGCAGCCAGGACAAGGGTGTTCCTCGTGTCACCCATATGCCCATTGTTGATGGGACTTGGGACCTCCCTGCACTTGAAGAATCCAGGCCGAAGGAGGCCCCATTCCTCTGTGACacatgtccccagtgtccccacatcccatgtGTCAGGACTGAGGGGATCCCTTGGGACTGGTGACCAGGATGAGAGCGTCCAGGAGCTGATGGCCTGGAGAGgggtgtccccaatgtccccacaTGCCTGTGCAGATGTgacttggggcggggggggtgcttCTGGCCCCTCTGTGCCacatgtccctgctgccctcatGTCCCAGGTGTCGGTGCTGACTGGGATCATCAAGATCAGCCTAAAGACGCTGCTGGAGTGTGTGCGGCTGCGGACGTTGGGGCGCTTTGGGCTGCAGCAGGTGCAGGTGGACGGCCATTACCTGCAGCTCTACCTCTGGCGCTTTGCTGCTGACGAGCGGGTGGTCCAGGGGCTGCTGGATGAGGTGGCCGCCAGCGCTGCCCACCGCTGCCTCGACCCTGTCCCCATGGAGCACAGTGTCGTCGAGCTCATCTGCGAGCGCGGGTAGGACATGGGGGCACACAGGGGCATGGGTTGAGGCACAGGACGTGGCATCACATAGTGGGGCGATGCAGGGACATGGGACATCTGTGTCACCATGGGGCACAGCCAAGTGGGGACATCTCTGAGAGGGGAACATGTCTTAGGTCCTGTTATATATCTGGGGAGAGACCTGTACCCTATGACTCCCCACACGTACATGGGGACGTTGCATGTGTCCTCCCCCACATGGCAACACATAAGAACATCCTATGCCCCCACACAGGGTGACCCCATGtctcccacccccagccctggtAAGACCCCACATTTTCCCCCCAAACCAGTGATACCCTCAGTGTGTGCTGACACTCCGTGTTGTCCCTGCGGCCCCAGTGACGCACCATGTCATCCCCCACCTTGGTGACGTCCCCTCATGCCTGGGAACATGCTGGGCACAGCCCCTTTGTCACAGTTGGGGACAATAAATAAAGTATGTGTGAGCTGTGCTTTGCGTCCCCTGCCTGTGcgtggggtggggatggggcacAACAGGGACAGATGCCTGTGTTCCTGGGGGGAGGCAGTGACGGTGTGTAGGATTGAAGAGGGGTCACatagatgcctgggtcccttggTCACCTGTGTCCCCATGGGCcagtggggaggggggacagacCCAGCCCCTTGCACAAAaaaccttcctcttccttctgctgcacCATGTGTGCACCCAGTACCTTGCACGAGCACCCAAGGAGCATCCATCCCCTCCCATGAGCAACCTGGAGGTACCTAGTGCCTTGTCCAGCCTTCACATGAGCAGCCAGTGCCCTCCCAGCCACCTCTCACGAGCACCTCGCACATGCCCAAGGCCTCACACAAGCAAGGGGGCTGCCTCTCTGCACACCCCAGCTGGCTGTGGGACCTCAGCAGGGTCAGTGCTACTCATGCAGCTCCTGCTCATCGCTGCCAGGCACTGCAAGGGGATCCTCGGGTGCccaggggtggggagggacagCAACAGGGTCAGGGGCGCAGCCAATGCCCTGGGTGTGTggttggggaagggctgtgctgGAGAAGCAGCCCTCTGAGCCCTGGCCCTGGACAGATTCCCCACCTCCGGTCTGGGATGAAGGGTGTCTGCAGGGGCCAGGGATAGCCGGCACAGCAGGGGTTTGTAAGGTGAATGAAGCCCCTGACCTGTCCCATGCAGGGATAAGACAGCAATGGACCAACAGCAATGAGAGAGCAAGCATCCATAAAGGTCCCAAACCATAAGAGTCAGGGACCAAAAACCTTAGTGGGTACTAAACAAAGTGCTGGGTAATCCTTGGGGTCCTTAACTAGAGGCACAAAACCCTGCAGCATGAAATGCTGGGGATGCTTACACTGGAGGTGTAAATACTTGCACACTACTGATAAAATCAGAAGAATCAAACTTCTTCTCATCACTGTCCCAGCCCTCCCAGGGTGACTTTGGAAAACTCACTTCATCTGTCTCTGGTGAAAAGCCTGGTCACCATGGACTCCCCAGACGTCTTGgagagatggacagacagacagacactccTGCTGGAAGAGATCAGGAGCATCTGAGGAGTGTTGCAGACACTGGGGTCCCTTGAATGGAGAAGCCTGAGCAACTGAAATGAGAGCTTTGCTCCCTCACTTCCCTCTAACATTAAGATCATGACACAGACCTCTTGGAAAAGCATCAAAAGATACAAAGCGCAAGCTGAGAATTCAACATTATCAACTCCCCAGCTCAGGGATCTCCCATTGCCAGCAACTGTGGGCACAGCAACTGGCAGTTACAGCTCCTTCACAACATTTATTCACCCTGGAGTAAAGGAAGGCCATTTTGGTATTGTTTGTTAAACAAGGTTGGAAACTGGAGGGTTGCCCCTGGCCAGCTGTTcgctccctcctttccccccacaacgggatgggggagggaactggaagggcaaaagcaagaaGAATGTgagggtcgagataaagacagtttaacaagtgtgtggaaaaaaaaaggaaaacaagtgatgcaacaGCATCCACCAACCACCTCTCACCAGCAGACAGATGCCCAGCCACCTTCGGGCAACAGCTACCTTAGAAAGCCTCCCCCAGTCCCAGTTTTCTTGCTGAGCACGAGTGTTCAGACAACCTTTACTAAGAGTGATCAGACTTGCTTTCAGGGGAATGGGGGCAGATACGAGTTGTGACATAACTGATTTCTGTGGCAGATCCAAAAATTAAAGTGAGGTATCCTGAGAGTCATATCATGTCTTCTTATGggattgtatttcttttcatattgcATTCTCGCTCTGCAGACTTGTATGATAATTGGAGATTATCTCTGGGTTTGGGATTAAGAGATAAAGAAGAGCTGGCGAGTGCTTTTTGTTCAAATGCATTTATGCATGGTGGCAAAATTAGCTCTTTCTTTTAGAAGTATCCTCAGCTGGataagaaggaaggagaaaatagaaGTAAATTGTTTTTACTTCTGATTTCAGAGAGAAACATTTCATGTTGGTTCACAATAAAGCAGCAAGGACAACCACCATTTTTCATGTTCCTGGAAGAGACAGAATAATGTTCAGTTCTGCTCATACAAAAAGAATTGCATCCTGCTTTTAATAAACAGGTTTATTGTTTGACTGATTCCTTGGTAGGACGAGAAGTACATGGACATACCCTTCACTTTTTCTGAGCTGGTGAACTCCTTGACCTCATAGGTCCAATGTTAAATTGCTTCTGTTAGTAGCAAGAGTGATAGGCCATATGGGCAGTATACTTAAATGGGATGCTTGTATGTTGGCAATTGTCTAACCTGCTCTTGTGCAGTTCCTGTAATCAGAGCaggtttttgttaaaataattggGCCAAACTGGCAGAGATCTGGATTCAGATAACATTATTTGTCTTCAGAAAGACCTGCTGTGATCCTTCAGCAGGACATCAGCATCCTGGACTTTCAATTGCTAATCTGTGCAAAAAAGGACTTTGCAGATTGCCTTTCTTGGTAAGACTGGCTCCCTGCAACCCCTTTTGTAAAGTATGCAAGTTCTCATGGGCCTGGCTGCCCCCTGCATGTGTCATGCACATCCCCTTCAGCTGGGATCATTCATCCTCTGTGACCAAAAGGTCGGTCCTGTTTGGTAATGTTAATGATCCAGGCTATTTGCTAGGACAAATTTCCTTCATGTTGTCCTTTGCAGTCACTTGAACAAGGCTTGGAAATGTCAGGCTATGCCCTGCCCATGGTGACAAACTACTCAGCCCCTGCTGTCGTCTGCCTTCAACCAAAAAGATTTTTCCAACGTGCACAATGTTGTTCTTGTCAGGGTGGCTTCTGCACCTGTGCAGGAGCCTTCTGCAAGTTTTGGAAAGCAGCAAATGCTGGTTTTTGTCACTCCTATCACTGAACTTGGTCCTGTCTTTGAAAGACGAGGAGTGGTGCTGACCACCTGAGGCAGGTAGATCTAGGTCAGCCTCACTCACTGCTCATTGTCTTCCTGTGAAGGTCAGTGTCACTGAGGATTAGCTAGCCTGGGATGGCTCTGCTTTTACGTATATCTATTGGCAGTTAACAAATGTTCTGCTTCTGCTCTTTGGCACTTCGTGGTGTCCTGGGGGTGGACCCCATGGCACAGGCAGCATGGGCAAAAGCATGTGGCAGGGGTGTGAGGTGGAAGAGATGAGCAATGGGGGAACACCTTTGTTGGGTCACTTTCCCATAGAGCAGTCTATACTCAAGATTAGACATCAGTTTGTTCCAGAAAAAGGACATTACCCTTCCCTCAATCCTCACTGCATTTGTGAGTTCATGTAGAATCAGTATACCTAGTAGGAGAGTGTGAAGCTGAAGAGAAGTGGTAGGAAAGCACCAAAGAAGATGTACAAGGAGCCATTTTATTGGGTGTTTAGAAGGTACACTGTCCCTTCTGGTACTTTTCTCTCAGTCCCATATGCAAAGGAGCAGCCAAGAGCTGTGGGGTGAGGTGCAATTGTGCTGTCTGCCCAGTTTTCCACTGGGAATCGCTGGGCATCCAGCTTGCTTTCAGGTTTTTGCTGTAGTCAGTGCTGACACCGAAAAAAACCTTCTCCACGTGACTGTGTGTGTGCCGCCTGGGGATGCTCGGAGCACCGTGAGAGTGGTCCAAAGTGAGCTGATGTTCAGCTCATGCTCAGTGAGTTTTGGATCCTTTGCTATCAGAACTActgcatttattttgaaaaattgtcAACACTTGGTTGAGGATGTGATTCCCTCAAGTCATTCAGAGTTAAATTGCTGACCCATGTGCATGTTTGTACTGTGCCTGTGTATGTTGTGAGTGAGTCACTATATATAATAATGCCGTTGTTTAGACTTTACCAAAACAAACAGCATCTTGTCCtaacagtaagaagaaaaaaagacccttatttataaaaacagatgacagaaataattttaaaacaccaTCTGAATTTTATTTAGAACTTAGATGTTATCTCTAAAGAAATAAGATCTAAAATAGACTGGAAGGTGACAGAGTGTAATATTCAGCACAGAGAGTTTAGAAAAACAGCTGCCAGTGTCgtggttttctccattttttatatttgttctttTCCCAGAGGCTTTGGATATGAGACATTGGAAGTCATCAGGGAGTGTTATCAGCTGCTGGGTCAAATATTTTGCCAATTTAAGCCTCTGTCCGAACAAGTTTCTGAAACAGAAAGTCACAGCAGTGAACGTAGCATGCCAAAATATACAACTGCAGAGAAAAGCCAGACTTACCTATGATACTTGAACGATATACTGAAGTTGCAACCTCTGGCAGAACTTGCGTGAGGACAAAGGCTTAGTCTCTCACCTGCAGGTGCTCACCAGGTCAGTACAGGTCGTGAGCTCATGTGTGAACACTAACAAAGAGCAAGTGTGTCACATATGCCAGAGTCTTTCTTGGTATTACCTAGAAGTTTTCTTTCATCTTGGCTCTGTTCCTAAAAACACACCTGCATGAAGCAGGTGCTTTTTCCACAGGGGAGGTAGCATCTCCATAAATTCTAGCCAGTAAGAAAAATTATGGTATTTGTTGCAGAGACCGTCTTTTGTTTGTCAATCTCTCAAAGCACTTGGAAGCTTTGTGCTGGTCTGCAACCAAACCTGAGTCCAAGGGGTGCTTAAGTTAACATATTTGGGTGCTCTAGGTCCAAAATCTGGCACAAGGCTGCACAGTTACATACAtttatgataataataaaaggagtgAATTACCAGCAGGTTGACGAGGGCCTTTACATGCTCAGGAGAAAGCTCATCAATACATTCCTTTAATGCGGTCAAAGCAGCTCTAGTCAAGTCATCGACTTTATACTGAGAAATTGGCCCAGTGTACAGCTGTTCAGCAGAGCCTTCAAGAAGTGTCTGAAGAAAGCTGGGGACAATCTCATGAGCAGAGCCAGCTCCTGGAGTATGAAAGACAAAGTGGAGTGCAATGAACGAACCTTTCACTTGCTCAGATTCAGCTTCTTCTACCCTTTAACCCCCTCCATCCCAATAATGACACACAAATCACACTAAGTTTTTGCTGAGTGTGTTCTCAGctctgtggggcttttttttgaaGCCTTCAGAGAAACGGGTTGCCACTGCAGGAGCTGCTCTGTTGCACAGGTCCCTTGGTGGAATCCTACCGTTCAGGGATAAGCTTCTGCCTGCCTGgtcctcagcctcttctcaggctttgtgggattttttttctcttttccatgcaCCTTTGCTTCCTTATGTTATTCCTTGTTTTTTAACCAGATATCAAAAACGATTCAGCTCCCTTCTCTGAATATGTTTGCGTATTCATCACCCAGGTTGTCTGTAGTATTCAGGAATTACATTTTTTCTCCTATCTCTGGAATTGTCAGCATTTTAGATGAAAGtaaactgaaaatgtttctgctctcTTAATCTCTTTTCTTCAAGTCCAAATCTTGTCACCTTCTGATGTTGCTAC
The DNA window shown above is from Accipiter gentilis chromosome 17, bAccGen1.1, whole genome shotgun sequence and carries:
- the VPS51 gene encoding vacuolar protein sorting-associated protein 51 homolog isoform X3, producing the protein MAEMEVAGSGAGGSPEAGSGSGWRRPHGPLQRYYGPSAAEAVEAAPDPTDINGPHFDPEVFLTKVRSECPLGQLLAREAALGREIRALDSDMQTLLYENYNKFISATDTIRKMKVDFRRMEAEMDDLAANMAAISTSSARVSAALQDRHRRGAQLAGVQALLRKLQSLVEVPGRLRRWAAPGAEPARALRCHARARAVLRHYRHLPSFRAIEDESHAIMAELAQRLRTRLRDDTLDPKELTECVEMLLQLEEPPEELCEEFLSHAGTRLEAELAALEAELPPADPSGAAATPPPTSDILDFVDRGSSAFVGNLCLLAASYRSLFEGRPGAGDGRLEAFAATLTTRYFELLERRLALERGLGDTSLLVRALDRFHRRLRALLELLPAAGAEAGAALVARAARERVDRYLRALQTFFLGCLGDVRQALAAPRPPGKEGPGLPDLLATLASSVLGQLKAVLAYVQLFTAKDVAFASLPYFKGEFCVEAVREGLVVAFVRWLCRTARGFADGPAERGAPAAPPALLLLLARLCLDYEATTISYILTLTDEQFPPQDTGPVVTPGPALCAEARGAAQRLLDHYVQVQGAAVAQMLRKSVETRDWLGTVEPRNVRAVMKRVVEDITAIDVQVGQLFEEGVRRAQSSDSSRRAFSVYSSSRAPGRYAPSYTPSAPMDTHLLSNIQKLFSERIDIFSPVEFNKVSVLTGIIKISLKTLLECVRLRTLGRFGLQQVQVDGHYLQLYLWRFAADERVVQGLLDEVAASAAHRCLDPVPMEHSVVELICERG
- the VPS51 gene encoding vacuolar protein sorting-associated protein 51 homolog isoform X1 — translated: MAEMEVAGSGAGGSPEAGSGSGWRRPHGPLQRYYGPSAAEAVEAAPDPTDINGPHFDPEVFLTKVRSECPLGQLLAREAALGREIRALDSDMQTLLYENYNKFISATDTIRKMKVDFRRMEAEMDDLAANMAAISTSSARVSAALQDRHRRGAQLAGVQALLRKLQSLVEVPGRLRRWAAPGAEPARALRCHARARAVLRHYRHLPSFRAIEDESHAIMAELAQRLRTRLRDDTLDPKELTECVEMLLQLEEPPEELCEEFLSHAGTRLEAELAALEAELPPADPSGAAATPPPTSDILDFVDRGSSAFVGNLCLLAASYRSLFEGRPGAGDGRLEAFAATLTTRYFELLERRLALERGLGDTSLLVRALDRFHRRLRALLELLPAAGAEAGAALVARAARERVDRYLRALQTFFLGCLGDVRQALAAPRPPGKEGPGLPDLLATLASSVLGQLKAVLAYVQLFTAKDVAFASLPYFKGEFCVEAVREGLVVAFVRWLCRTARGFADGPAERGAPAAPPALLLLLARLCLDYEATTISYILTLTDEQFPPQDTGPVVTPGPALCAEARGAAQRLLDHYVQVQGAAVAQMLRKSVETRDWLGTVEPRNVRAVMKRVVEDITAIDVQVGQLFEEGVRRAQSSDSSRRAFSVYSSSRAPGRYAPSYTPSAPMDTHLLSNIQKLFSERIDIFSPVEFNKVSVLTGIIKISLKTLLECVRLRTLGRFGLQQVQVDGHYLQLYLWRFAADERVVQGLLDEVAASAAHRCLDPVPMEHSVVELICERGPPRVTLENSLHLSLVKSLVTMDSPDVLERWTDRQTLLLEEIRSI
- the VPS51 gene encoding vacuolar protein sorting-associated protein 51 homolog isoform X2, with the translated sequence MAEMEVAGSGAGGSPEAGSGSGWRRPHGPLQRYYGPSAAEAVEAAPDPTDINGPHFDPEVFLTKVRSECPLGQLLAREAALGREIRALDSDMQTLLYENYNKFISATDTIRKMKVDFRRMEAEMDDLAANMAAISTSSARVSAALQDRHRRGAQLAGVQALLRKLQSLVEVPGRLRRWAAPGAEPARALRCHARARAVLRHYRHLPSFRAIEDESHAIMAELAQRLRTRLRDDTLDPKELTECVEMLLQLEEPPEELCEEFLSHAGTRLEAELAALEAELPPADPSGAAATPPPTSDILDFVDRGSSAFVGNLCLLAASYRSLFEGRPGAGDGRLEAFAATLTTRYFELLERRLALERGLGDTSLLVRALDRFHRRLRALLELLPAAGAEAGAALVARAARERVDRYLRALQTFFLGCLGDVRQALAAPRPPGKEGPGLPDLLATLASSVLGQLKAVLAYVQLFTAKDVAFASLPYFKGEFCVEAVREGLVVAFVRWLCRTARGFADGPAERGAPAAPPALLLLLARLCLDYEATTISYILTLTDEQFPPQDTGPVVTPGPALCAEARGAAQRLLDHYVQVQGAAVAQMLRKSVETRDWLGTVEPRNVRAVMKRVVEDITAIDVQVGQLFEEGVRRAQSSDSSRRAFSVYSSSRAPGRYAPSYTPSAPMDTHLLSNIQKLFSERIDIFSPVEFNKVSVLTGIIKISLKTLLECVRLRTLGRFGLQQVQVDGHYLQLYLWRFAADERVVQGLLDEVAASAAHRCLDPVPMEHSVVELICERG
- the SCGB1C1 gene encoding secretoglobin family 1C member 1; translation: MQKMALSAMKLTVTLLITMVLCSSLGAGSAHEIVPSFLQTLLEGSAEQLYTGPISQYKVDDLTRAALTALKECIDELSPEHVKALVNLLKLVRTEA